A single Megachile rotundata isolate GNS110a chromosome 9, iyMegRotu1, whole genome shotgun sequence DNA region contains:
- the dia gene encoding diaphanous related formin 1 isoform X1, with the protein MANRKDKSSAGFLDTWFGRPKKSGRGGGVRSGSGNNTIPRPHSGDDFNEIEQQRCIIERMDKETMNDKFEEMLANMNLTEEKKEPLRQQSETKKKEMLVLHYKGSIQENRSKFDKPADYIQYLAQPDLSVNKIYNCVESLRIALTNNPLSWVQEFGTKGLKQVLATLNECYRNAFIYYDSDNRYERIQYECIRCLKAIMNNTVGIKEMLAHQEALTIVARSLEPTKPSVMSEAVKLLGAVCLISSDSHKKVLDAITMNGEFKGRERFLPIVQGLMNKKNENLRVECLQLINSIISSAEELDFRLHLRNEIMRVGLADILETLEKDESEDLARHLKIFSDHKEEDYEEFVQRFDHVRLELDDVNDCFEVIKNMVMETSAEPYFLSILQHLLFVRDDALVRPAYYKLIEECVSQIVLHRSGCDPDFSATKRFQIDVQPLIDTLVEKSRAEEERRLVEVSQKLEEAIARKQEAEAKLQHAENKIRELEQGSGRSGSGNVKGGTSAPIMSGSGPPPPPPPPPPPGGASLPMGGGPPPPPPPPLPGMGGPRPPPMPGSMGPPPPPMPGMGGPRPPPPIPGGPMPPPMMFGTPAGPAAQPLPYGLKPKKKWEVDAPLKRANWKAILPHKLTEKSFWTKVQEDRLASPEILDGLAQRFASKPTGKKVDDVVDKSASTKKVKDLKVLDGKAAQNILILLSGTLKHASYEEVKSGLLKCEGAVISDNILQGLIQYLPPPDQLSKLQAYKDQYDDLTEAEQFCVTISTIKRLLPRLRSLSFMLRYEELVQDVKPDIVAGTAACEEVKGSKKFAKILELILLLGNYMNSGSKNGQAFGFEISFLTKLTSTKDIDNKQTLMHYLVDTIERKFPECLSFSEELSHVDRASRVSLENVQRTLRQMDSNIRNLEQDLSNAKIPQSEEDRFVEVMGPFAKKARESYEVMQNMFKNMETLYSEISEFFSFDKQKYTIEEFFGDIKTFKDDFVQAQREIIKLREGEEKQRRAREAREKAEAEKAARAARKRALVDMNAHETQEGVMDSLMEALQTGSAFSRPDQRRKRQTRAAGGKLYRTAYSSTISMKKENARRRKLHVAKLMHESREAERNENSRQVARSESLVGGSLVRLARDVDFAQYATPEENQDVYQRLLFDQASKAPRPDRRFARVSSFKRKKQSEIARKKIRSDNSWIGETPKRDVLLTLNPRQDLNENVLSSNDSIRYLIPDENRCRNIASYKSVVDELKRHASNNAERTWSSDGPRVPLSPSLYKQILIGEALKLTPVKQRRVIVSKKRKRNSIVRRAVNARKQRHSRSKRGGSTRKTFGYLGSPPSTTVSLLEPSPEHDVSISRASDTALRKISKSVDDLATKIGKRISSPFKLTRARIPDDIVRWRDENQNDLSTSRPTSNCSKRFFRNANAADSNKKSNEHSNVFKQRESTINAFEEFRGSFLNASDTTPTTRSSSIPTSPPTTKLKRDSTSGSNGQTVLKKKHRRKIWKFW; encoded by the exons CTGGATACATGGTTCGGTCGGCCAAAAAAATCTGGGCGTGGAGGTGGGGTCAGAAGTGGTTCGGGAAACAACACGATACCCCGGCCCCACTCCGGCGATGATTTCAACGAGATCGAACAACAACGTTGTATCATCGAGAGGATGGATAAAGAAACGATGAACGACAAATTCGAAGAGATGTTG GCCAATATGAATCTCACCGAGGAGAAGAAGGAACCGTTGCGACAGCAATCGGAAACGAAGAAGAAGGAAATGTTGGTGCTGCATTACAAAGGCAGCATACAGGAGAACAGGTCAAAGTTCGACAAACCGGCGGATTACATACAGTATTTGGCACAACCCGACTTGagcgtaaacaaaatttataactgCGTCGAATCATTGAGAATAGCGTTGACCAACAATCCTTTGAGTTGGGTTCAGGAGTTTGGTACGAAAGGATTGAAACAGGTTTTAGCCACGCTCAACGAATGTTATAGGAA TGCCTTCATATATTACGATAg CGACAACAGATACGAGCGCATACAGTACGAATGCATCCGATGTTTAAAGGCCATCATGAACAACACCGTTGGCATAAAGGAGATGTTGGCTCATCAAGAGGCGCTTACGATTGTGGCTAGGTCGTTGGAGCCGACGAAGCCATCTGTCATGTCCGAGGCTGTGAAACTACTTGGAGCCGTTTGCCTCATATCTAGCGATAGTCATAAAAAAGTTCTGGACGCGATCACCATGAACGGCGAGTTTAAAGGAAGAGAGAGGTTTTTACCGATAGTACAAGGACTGATGAACAAGAAGAACGAAAATTTAAGA GTGGAGTGCCTTCAACTGATAAATTCCATAATCTCGTCGGCCGAAGAACTGGACTTTAGGTTACATTTACGAAACGAAATTATGCGAGTCGGTCTAGCGGATATTTTGGAGACATTGGAAAAAGACGAATCGGAGGATCTGGCGAGGCACTTGAAGATTTTCAGCGATCACAAGGAAGAGGATTACGAAGAGTTCGTACAGCGATTCGATCACGTTCGATTGGAGCTGGACGACGTCAATGATTGTTTCGAAGTGATTAAAAATATGGTGATGGAAACGTCTGCGGAACCTTACTTCTTATCGATACTGCAACACCTGTTATTCGTCAGAGATGACGCGTTAGTGAG GCCGGCCTACTACAAACTAATAGAAGAATGCGTGTCGCAAATAGTGTTGCATCGTTCGGGCTGTGATCCAGATTTTAGCGCGACAAAACGTTTTCAAATAGATGTACAACCGCTAATAGACACTCTGGTGGAAAAATCACGAGCAGAGGAGGAAAGAAGACTGGTCGAAGTGTCGCAGAAATTAGAGGAAGCAATAGCGAGAAAGCAAGAGGCCGAAGCGAAACTTCAGCATGCGGAAAACAAAATCAGGGAGTTGGAACAAGGATCGGGGAGGTCGGGTAGCGGTAACGTG AAAGGTGGTACGAGTGCGCCGATTATGTCTGGATCAGGACCTCCTCCGCCACCTCCGCCGCCTCCTCCGCCTGGTGGTGCCTCCTTACCGATGGGAGGGGGACCGCCACCTCCTCCGCCTCCGCCGCTTCCAGGTATGGGAGGACCACGTCCACCTCCGATGCCCGGATCCATGggaccaccaccaccacccatGCCTGGTATGGGTGGACCACGACCACCGCCACCGATACCTGGAGGACCTATGCCACCGCCGATGATGTTCGGTACCCCAGCCGGTCCGGCTGCTCAACCGCTACCCTACGGACTGAAACCGAAAAAGAAGTGGGAAGTCGATGCTCCACTGAAAAGAGCGAATTGGAAGGCC ATTTTACCGCACAAGCTTACCGAAAAATCGTTTTGGACGAAAGTGCAAGAGGATCGGTTAGCGAGTCCCGAGATACTGGACGGATTGGCACAAAGGTTTGCGTCTAAACCGACTGGAAAAAAAGTCGACGACGTCGTGGACAA GTCGGCCTCCACGAAGAAAGTGAAGGACCTAAAAGTTCTCGACGGCAAAGCCGCGCAAAATATACTTATACTTTTAAGTGGCACTTTGAAACACGCGTCGTACGAGGAGGTTAAGTCTGGCTTGCTGAAGTGCGAAGGAGCCGTTATCTCGGATAATATATTACAAGGATTGATACAGTATTTACCACCGCCCGATCAATTATCCAAGTTGCAAGCTTACAAGGATCAGTACGATGACTTGACGGAAGCCGAACAATTTTGCGTTACC ATATCGACGATCAAAAGGCTGTTGCCAAGACTGAGATCGTTGAGTTTTATGCTGCGGTACGAGGAATTGGTGCAAGACGTGAAACCAGATATTGTAGCGGGCACGGCGGCTTGCGAGGAAGTGAAGGGTAGTAAAAAGTTTGCGAAAATTCTTGAACTGATCCTACTGCTCGGCAATTACATGAACTCTGGTTCGAAGAATGGTCAAGCGTTTGGATTCGAAATTAGTTTTCTCACAAAG CTGACCAGCACGAAAGATATCGATAACAAGCAAACTCTTATGCATTATCTGGTGGAcacgatagaacgaaaattccCGGAGTGTCTTAGCTTCTCGGAAGAGTTATCGCACGTCGACAGGGCGAGTCGGGTCTCGTTGGAAAACGTTCAGAGAACTTTGCGACAAATGGATAGTAACATACGAAATCTCGAGCAAGATCTGTCGAACGCCAAAATTCCTCAATCCGAAGAGGATCGATTTGTCGAAGTTATGGGT CCGTTCGCGAAAAAGGCACGCGAATCGTACGAGGTTATGCAGAACATGTTCAAAAATATGGAAACGTTGTACAgcgaaatttccgaatttttctCTTTCGACAAGCAAAAGTACACGATAGAGGAGTTCTTCGGTGATATAAAAACGTTCAAGGATGATTTCGTC CAAGCGCAGagggaaataataaaattgagggAAGGCGAGGAAAAGCAGAGGAGAGCGAGGGAAGCGCGCGAGAAGGCCGAAGCGGAGAAAGCGGCTCGGGCAGCGCGCAAACGCGCGCTCGTCGACATGAACGCGCACGAAACTCAGGAAGGCGTTATGGACAGCTTGATGGAGGCTCTGCAAACTGGTTCCGCGTTCAGTCGACCGGATCAACGACGCAAACGGCAAACGCGCGCCGCTGGTGGTAAGTTGTACAGGACTGCGTACTCTTCGACGATATCTATGAAGAAGGAGAACGCGCGTCGTCGAAAGTTGCACGTCGCTAAACTAATGCACGAATCGAGAGAAGCCGAGCGAAACGAGAACTCACGCCAGGTCGCGCGAAGCGAAAGCCTAGTTGGCGGCTCTCTCGTTAGACTCGCGAGAGATGTCGATTTCGCGCAATACGCGACGCCGGAAGAGAATCAAGACGTTTACCAGCGATTGTTATTCGATCAGGCGTCGAAAGCGCCCCGACCGGACAGACGATTCGCTAGAGTTAGCTCGTTCAAGAGAAAGAAACAGAGCGAAATCGCGCGCAAAAAGATTCGTTCCGACAATTCGTGGATCGGGGAAACTCCTAAAAGGGATGTTCTCCTGACGTTGAACCCGCGTCAAGACCTTAACGAGAACGTACTCTCCTCGAACGACTCGATCCGCTATTTGATACCCGACGAAAATCGCTGTCGGAACATCGCGTCCTACAAATCCGTCGTGGACGAACTGAAAAGACACGCGTCGAACAATGCCGAGCGAACCTGGTCGAGCGACGGTCCGCGAGTTCcgctctcgccgtctctctacAAACAGATATTGATAGGCGAAGCGCTGAAATTGACCCCGGTTAAGCAGAGACGCGTTATAGTAAGTAAGAAACGTAAACGGAACAGCATCGTGCGCCGTGCCGTTAACGCGCGCAAACAAAGGCACTCGCGATCGAAACGAGGCGGAAGCACGCGGAAAACGTTCGGATATTTGGGTAGTCCGCCTAGCACGACTGTATCGTTGCTAGAACCGTCGCCCGAGCATGACGTTTCTATCTCGCGCGCGTCCGACACCGCGTTACGGAAAATATCCAAATCCGTAGACGATCTAGCTACCAAAATCGGCAAAAGAATCTCCTCGCCGTTCAAGCTAACACGAGCGAGAATCCCCGACGATATAGTTCGTTGGAGGGACGAGAATCAAAACGATCTATCAACGTCACGTCCGACCAGTAACTGTTCGAAACGTTTCTTTCGAAACGCTAATGCCGCGGATTCCAACAAGAAATCGAACGAGCACTCTAACGTTTTCAAGCAACGCGAGTCTACGATTAACGCTTTCGAAGAGTTTCGTGGATCCTTTCTGAACGCTAGCGACACGACACCGACCACGCGTTCGTCCTCGATACCAACGTCTCCGCCGACGACCAAACTGAAACGCGACAGTACTTCTGGAAGCAATGGACAGACGGTTTTAAAGAAAAAACATCGaagaaagatttggaaattctggtgA
- the dia gene encoding diaphanous related formin 1 isoform X3 — translation MANRKDKSSAGFLDTWFGRPKKSGRGGGVRSGSGNNTIPRPHSGDDFNEIEQQRCIIERMDKETMNDKFEEMLANMNLTEEKKEPLRQQSETKKKEMLVLHYKGSIQENRSKFDKPADYIQYLAQPDLSVNKIYNCVESLRIALTNNPLSWVQEFGTKGLKQVLATLNECYRNAFIYYDSDNRYERIQYECIRCLKAIMNNTVGIKEMLAHQEALTIVARSLEPTKPSVMSEAVKLLGAVCLISSDSHKKVLDAITMNGEFKGRERFLPIVQGLMNKKNENLRVECLQLINSIISSAEELDFRLHLRNEIMRVGLADILETLEKDESEDLARHLKIFSDHKEEDYEEFVQRFDHVRLELDDVNDCFEVIKNMVMETSAEPYFLSILQHLLFVRDDALVRPAYYKLIEECVSQIVLHRSGCDPDFSATKRFQIDVQPLIDTLVEKSRAEEERRLVEVSQKLEEAIARKQEAEAKLQHAENKIRELEQGSGRSGSGNVKGGTSAPIMSGSGPPPPPPPPPPPGGASLPMGGGPPPPPPPPLPGMGGPRPPPMPGSMGPPPPPMPGMGGPRPPPPIPGGPMPPPMMFGTPAGPAAQPLPYGLKPKKKWEVDAPLKRANWKAILPHKLTEKSFWTKVQEDRLASPEILDGLAQRFASKPTGKKVDDVVDKSASTKKVKDLKVLDGKAAQNILILLSGTLKHASYEEVKSGLLKCEGAVISDNILQGLIQYLPPPDQLSKLQAYKDQYDDLTEAEQFCVTISTIKRLLPRLRSLSFMLRYEELVQDVKPDIVAGTAACEEVKGSKKFAKILELILLLGNYMNSGSKNGQAFGFEISFLTKLTSTKDIDNKQTLMHYLVDTIERKFPECLSFSEELSHVDRASRVSLENVQRTLRQMDSNIRNLEQDLSNAKIPQSEEDRFVEVMGPFAKKARESYEVMQNMFKNMETLYSEISEFFSFDKQKYTIEEFFGDIKTFKDDFVQAQREIIKLREGEEKQRRAREAREKAEAEKAARAARKRALVDMNAHETQEGVMDSLMEALQTGSAFSRPDQRRKRQTRAAGAERRAQLNRSRSRTGLVGTGLLGRELST, via the exons CTGGATACATGGTTCGGTCGGCCAAAAAAATCTGGGCGTGGAGGTGGGGTCAGAAGTGGTTCGGGAAACAACACGATACCCCGGCCCCACTCCGGCGATGATTTCAACGAGATCGAACAACAACGTTGTATCATCGAGAGGATGGATAAAGAAACGATGAACGACAAATTCGAAGAGATGTTG GCCAATATGAATCTCACCGAGGAGAAGAAGGAACCGTTGCGACAGCAATCGGAAACGAAGAAGAAGGAAATGTTGGTGCTGCATTACAAAGGCAGCATACAGGAGAACAGGTCAAAGTTCGACAAACCGGCGGATTACATACAGTATTTGGCACAACCCGACTTGagcgtaaacaaaatttataactgCGTCGAATCATTGAGAATAGCGTTGACCAACAATCCTTTGAGTTGGGTTCAGGAGTTTGGTACGAAAGGATTGAAACAGGTTTTAGCCACGCTCAACGAATGTTATAGGAA TGCCTTCATATATTACGATAg CGACAACAGATACGAGCGCATACAGTACGAATGCATCCGATGTTTAAAGGCCATCATGAACAACACCGTTGGCATAAAGGAGATGTTGGCTCATCAAGAGGCGCTTACGATTGTGGCTAGGTCGTTGGAGCCGACGAAGCCATCTGTCATGTCCGAGGCTGTGAAACTACTTGGAGCCGTTTGCCTCATATCTAGCGATAGTCATAAAAAAGTTCTGGACGCGATCACCATGAACGGCGAGTTTAAAGGAAGAGAGAGGTTTTTACCGATAGTACAAGGACTGATGAACAAGAAGAACGAAAATTTAAGA GTGGAGTGCCTTCAACTGATAAATTCCATAATCTCGTCGGCCGAAGAACTGGACTTTAGGTTACATTTACGAAACGAAATTATGCGAGTCGGTCTAGCGGATATTTTGGAGACATTGGAAAAAGACGAATCGGAGGATCTGGCGAGGCACTTGAAGATTTTCAGCGATCACAAGGAAGAGGATTACGAAGAGTTCGTACAGCGATTCGATCACGTTCGATTGGAGCTGGACGACGTCAATGATTGTTTCGAAGTGATTAAAAATATGGTGATGGAAACGTCTGCGGAACCTTACTTCTTATCGATACTGCAACACCTGTTATTCGTCAGAGATGACGCGTTAGTGAG GCCGGCCTACTACAAACTAATAGAAGAATGCGTGTCGCAAATAGTGTTGCATCGTTCGGGCTGTGATCCAGATTTTAGCGCGACAAAACGTTTTCAAATAGATGTACAACCGCTAATAGACACTCTGGTGGAAAAATCACGAGCAGAGGAGGAAAGAAGACTGGTCGAAGTGTCGCAGAAATTAGAGGAAGCAATAGCGAGAAAGCAAGAGGCCGAAGCGAAACTTCAGCATGCGGAAAACAAAATCAGGGAGTTGGAACAAGGATCGGGGAGGTCGGGTAGCGGTAACGTG AAAGGTGGTACGAGTGCGCCGATTATGTCTGGATCAGGACCTCCTCCGCCACCTCCGCCGCCTCCTCCGCCTGGTGGTGCCTCCTTACCGATGGGAGGGGGACCGCCACCTCCTCCGCCTCCGCCGCTTCCAGGTATGGGAGGACCACGTCCACCTCCGATGCCCGGATCCATGggaccaccaccaccacccatGCCTGGTATGGGTGGACCACGACCACCGCCACCGATACCTGGAGGACCTATGCCACCGCCGATGATGTTCGGTACCCCAGCCGGTCCGGCTGCTCAACCGCTACCCTACGGACTGAAACCGAAAAAGAAGTGGGAAGTCGATGCTCCACTGAAAAGAGCGAATTGGAAGGCC ATTTTACCGCACAAGCTTACCGAAAAATCGTTTTGGACGAAAGTGCAAGAGGATCGGTTAGCGAGTCCCGAGATACTGGACGGATTGGCACAAAGGTTTGCGTCTAAACCGACTGGAAAAAAAGTCGACGACGTCGTGGACAA GTCGGCCTCCACGAAGAAAGTGAAGGACCTAAAAGTTCTCGACGGCAAAGCCGCGCAAAATATACTTATACTTTTAAGTGGCACTTTGAAACACGCGTCGTACGAGGAGGTTAAGTCTGGCTTGCTGAAGTGCGAAGGAGCCGTTATCTCGGATAATATATTACAAGGATTGATACAGTATTTACCACCGCCCGATCAATTATCCAAGTTGCAAGCTTACAAGGATCAGTACGATGACTTGACGGAAGCCGAACAATTTTGCGTTACC ATATCGACGATCAAAAGGCTGTTGCCAAGACTGAGATCGTTGAGTTTTATGCTGCGGTACGAGGAATTGGTGCAAGACGTGAAACCAGATATTGTAGCGGGCACGGCGGCTTGCGAGGAAGTGAAGGGTAGTAAAAAGTTTGCGAAAATTCTTGAACTGATCCTACTGCTCGGCAATTACATGAACTCTGGTTCGAAGAATGGTCAAGCGTTTGGATTCGAAATTAGTTTTCTCACAAAG CTGACCAGCACGAAAGATATCGATAACAAGCAAACTCTTATGCATTATCTGGTGGAcacgatagaacgaaaattccCGGAGTGTCTTAGCTTCTCGGAAGAGTTATCGCACGTCGACAGGGCGAGTCGGGTCTCGTTGGAAAACGTTCAGAGAACTTTGCGACAAATGGATAGTAACATACGAAATCTCGAGCAAGATCTGTCGAACGCCAAAATTCCTCAATCCGAAGAGGATCGATTTGTCGAAGTTATGGGT CCGTTCGCGAAAAAGGCACGCGAATCGTACGAGGTTATGCAGAACATGTTCAAAAATATGGAAACGTTGTACAgcgaaatttccgaatttttctCTTTCGACAAGCAAAAGTACACGATAGAGGAGTTCTTCGGTGATATAAAAACGTTCAAGGATGATTTCGTC CAAGCGCAGagggaaataataaaattgagggAAGGCGAGGAAAAGCAGAGGAGAGCGAGGGAAGCGCGCGAGAAGGCCGAAGCGGAGAAAGCGGCTCGGGCAGCGCGCAAACGCGCGCTCGTCGACATGAACGCGCACGAAACTCAGGAAGGCGTTATGGACAGCTTGATGGAGGCTCTGCAAACTGGTTCCGCGTTCAGTCGACCGGATCAACGACGCAAACGGCAAACGCGCGCCGCTGGTG CAGAGAGAAGAGCACAGCTCAATAGAAGTCGATCGCGTACGGGATTAGTTGGAACTGGTTTACTGGGAAGAGAACTTTCGAC ATAG
- the dia gene encoding diaphanous related formin 1 isoform X2, producing MANRKDKSSAGFLDTWFGRPKKSGRGGGVRSGSGNNTIPRPHSGDDFNEIEQQRCIIERMDKETMNDKFEEMLANMNLTEEKKEPLRQQSETKKKEMLVLHYKGSIQENRSKFDKPADYIQYLAQPDLSVNKIYNCVESLRIALTNNPLSWVQEFGTKGLKQVLATLNECYRNAFIYYDSDNRYERIQYECIRCLKAIMNNTVGIKEMLAHQEALTIVARSLEPTKPSVMSEAVKLLGAVCLISSDSHKKVLDAITMNGEFKGRERFLPIVQGLMNKKNENLRVECLQLINSIISSAEELDFRLHLRNEIMRVGLADILETLEKDESEDLARHLKIFSDHKEEDYEEFVQRFDHVRLELDDVNDCFEVIKNMVMETSAEPYFLSILQHLLFVRDDALVRPAYYKLIEECVSQIVLHRSGCDPDFSATKRFQIDVQPLIDTLVEKSRAEEERRLVEVSQKLEEAIARKQEAEAKLQHAENKIRELEQGSGRSGSGNVKGGTSAPIMSGSGPPPPPPPPPPPGGASLPMGGGPPPPPPPPLPGMGGPRPPPMPGSMGPPPPPMPGMGGPRPPPPIPGGPMPPPMMFGTPAGPAAQPLPYGLKPKKKWEVDAPLKRANWKAILPHKLTEKSFWTKVQEDRLASPEILDGLAQRFASKPTGKKVDDVVDKSASTKKVKDLKVLDGKAAQNILILLSGTLKHASYEEVKSGLLKCEGAVISDNILQGLIQYLPPPDQLSKLQAYKDQYDDLTEAEQFCVTISTIKRLLPRLRSLSFMLRYEELVQDVKPDIVAGTAACEEVKGSKKFAKILELILLLGNYMNSGSKNGQAFGFEISFLTKLTSTKDIDNKQTLMHYLVDTIERKFPECLSFSEELSHVDRASRVSLENVQRTLRQMDSNIRNLEQDLSNAKIPQSEEDRFVEVMGPFAKKARESYEVMQNMFKNMETLYSEISEFFSFDKQKYTIEEFFGDIKTFKDDFVQAQREIIKLREGEEKQRRAREAREKAEAEKAARAARKRALVDMNAHETQEGVMDSLMEALQTGSAFSRPDQRRKRQTRAAGAERRAQLNRSRSRTGLVGTGLLGRELSTELLSSA from the exons CTGGATACATGGTTCGGTCGGCCAAAAAAATCTGGGCGTGGAGGTGGGGTCAGAAGTGGTTCGGGAAACAACACGATACCCCGGCCCCACTCCGGCGATGATTTCAACGAGATCGAACAACAACGTTGTATCATCGAGAGGATGGATAAAGAAACGATGAACGACAAATTCGAAGAGATGTTG GCCAATATGAATCTCACCGAGGAGAAGAAGGAACCGTTGCGACAGCAATCGGAAACGAAGAAGAAGGAAATGTTGGTGCTGCATTACAAAGGCAGCATACAGGAGAACAGGTCAAAGTTCGACAAACCGGCGGATTACATACAGTATTTGGCACAACCCGACTTGagcgtaaacaaaatttataactgCGTCGAATCATTGAGAATAGCGTTGACCAACAATCCTTTGAGTTGGGTTCAGGAGTTTGGTACGAAAGGATTGAAACAGGTTTTAGCCACGCTCAACGAATGTTATAGGAA TGCCTTCATATATTACGATAg CGACAACAGATACGAGCGCATACAGTACGAATGCATCCGATGTTTAAAGGCCATCATGAACAACACCGTTGGCATAAAGGAGATGTTGGCTCATCAAGAGGCGCTTACGATTGTGGCTAGGTCGTTGGAGCCGACGAAGCCATCTGTCATGTCCGAGGCTGTGAAACTACTTGGAGCCGTTTGCCTCATATCTAGCGATAGTCATAAAAAAGTTCTGGACGCGATCACCATGAACGGCGAGTTTAAAGGAAGAGAGAGGTTTTTACCGATAGTACAAGGACTGATGAACAAGAAGAACGAAAATTTAAGA GTGGAGTGCCTTCAACTGATAAATTCCATAATCTCGTCGGCCGAAGAACTGGACTTTAGGTTACATTTACGAAACGAAATTATGCGAGTCGGTCTAGCGGATATTTTGGAGACATTGGAAAAAGACGAATCGGAGGATCTGGCGAGGCACTTGAAGATTTTCAGCGATCACAAGGAAGAGGATTACGAAGAGTTCGTACAGCGATTCGATCACGTTCGATTGGAGCTGGACGACGTCAATGATTGTTTCGAAGTGATTAAAAATATGGTGATGGAAACGTCTGCGGAACCTTACTTCTTATCGATACTGCAACACCTGTTATTCGTCAGAGATGACGCGTTAGTGAG GCCGGCCTACTACAAACTAATAGAAGAATGCGTGTCGCAAATAGTGTTGCATCGTTCGGGCTGTGATCCAGATTTTAGCGCGACAAAACGTTTTCAAATAGATGTACAACCGCTAATAGACACTCTGGTGGAAAAATCACGAGCAGAGGAGGAAAGAAGACTGGTCGAAGTGTCGCAGAAATTAGAGGAAGCAATAGCGAGAAAGCAAGAGGCCGAAGCGAAACTTCAGCATGCGGAAAACAAAATCAGGGAGTTGGAACAAGGATCGGGGAGGTCGGGTAGCGGTAACGTG AAAGGTGGTACGAGTGCGCCGATTATGTCTGGATCAGGACCTCCTCCGCCACCTCCGCCGCCTCCTCCGCCTGGTGGTGCCTCCTTACCGATGGGAGGGGGACCGCCACCTCCTCCGCCTCCGCCGCTTCCAGGTATGGGAGGACCACGTCCACCTCCGATGCCCGGATCCATGggaccaccaccaccacccatGCCTGGTATGGGTGGACCACGACCACCGCCACCGATACCTGGAGGACCTATGCCACCGCCGATGATGTTCGGTACCCCAGCCGGTCCGGCTGCTCAACCGCTACCCTACGGACTGAAACCGAAAAAGAAGTGGGAAGTCGATGCTCCACTGAAAAGAGCGAATTGGAAGGCC ATTTTACCGCACAAGCTTACCGAAAAATCGTTTTGGACGAAAGTGCAAGAGGATCGGTTAGCGAGTCCCGAGATACTGGACGGATTGGCACAAAGGTTTGCGTCTAAACCGACTGGAAAAAAAGTCGACGACGTCGTGGACAA GTCGGCCTCCACGAAGAAAGTGAAGGACCTAAAAGTTCTCGACGGCAAAGCCGCGCAAAATATACTTATACTTTTAAGTGGCACTTTGAAACACGCGTCGTACGAGGAGGTTAAGTCTGGCTTGCTGAAGTGCGAAGGAGCCGTTATCTCGGATAATATATTACAAGGATTGATACAGTATTTACCACCGCCCGATCAATTATCCAAGTTGCAAGCTTACAAGGATCAGTACGATGACTTGACGGAAGCCGAACAATTTTGCGTTACC ATATCGACGATCAAAAGGCTGTTGCCAAGACTGAGATCGTTGAGTTTTATGCTGCGGTACGAGGAATTGGTGCAAGACGTGAAACCAGATATTGTAGCGGGCACGGCGGCTTGCGAGGAAGTGAAGGGTAGTAAAAAGTTTGCGAAAATTCTTGAACTGATCCTACTGCTCGGCAATTACATGAACTCTGGTTCGAAGAATGGTCAAGCGTTTGGATTCGAAATTAGTTTTCTCACAAAG CTGACCAGCACGAAAGATATCGATAACAAGCAAACTCTTATGCATTATCTGGTGGAcacgatagaacgaaaattccCGGAGTGTCTTAGCTTCTCGGAAGAGTTATCGCACGTCGACAGGGCGAGTCGGGTCTCGTTGGAAAACGTTCAGAGAACTTTGCGACAAATGGATAGTAACATACGAAATCTCGAGCAAGATCTGTCGAACGCCAAAATTCCTCAATCCGAAGAGGATCGATTTGTCGAAGTTATGGGT CCGTTCGCGAAAAAGGCACGCGAATCGTACGAGGTTATGCAGAACATGTTCAAAAATATGGAAACGTTGTACAgcgaaatttccgaatttttctCTTTCGACAAGCAAAAGTACACGATAGAGGAGTTCTTCGGTGATATAAAAACGTTCAAGGATGATTTCGTC CAAGCGCAGagggaaataataaaattgagggAAGGCGAGGAAAAGCAGAGGAGAGCGAGGGAAGCGCGCGAGAAGGCCGAAGCGGAGAAAGCGGCTCGGGCAGCGCGCAAACGCGCGCTCGTCGACATGAACGCGCACGAAACTCAGGAAGGCGTTATGGACAGCTTGATGGAGGCTCTGCAAACTGGTTCCGCGTTCAGTCGACCGGATCAACGACGCAAACGGCAAACGCGCGCCGCTGGTG CAGAGAGAAGAGCACAGCTCAATAGAAGTCGATCGCGTACGGGATTAGTTGGAACTGGTTTACTGGGAAGAGAACTTTCGAC AGAACTTTTAAGCTCGGCGTAA